One part of the Streptomyces sp. NBC_00286 genome encodes these proteins:
- a CDS encoding zinc-dependent alcohol dehydrogenase, translated as MTDQIRRVLVRSLADITIEHVPAPVPGDDELLVHTTVVGVCGSDTHAATGHHPFIDLPYRPGHEAVGVVAEAGKGAEDFAPGDRVIIEPNLYCGRCAQCRSGRYNICRELKVFGCQTPGAMGDLFTIPADRVHRVPDGMTDLQAALVEPLATPVHAVAKVGDLTGHTVVVLGAGPIGLLTLIAARHAGATRIVVTDLLEAKRARALRLGADAALPADAPGLIDEAHAALDGPADVVFDCVAREQSMAQAIDLVTKGGQIVVVGVGSAGPTPVRLDLIQDREIRIEGTLMYTAEDYRAAMSLITSGAVDIAEIVTATYPLEDAAKAFAASVDPEQVKVLVTVDGP; from the coding sequence ATGACCGACCAGATCCGCCGCGTCCTCGTCCGCTCCCTCGCCGACATCACCATCGAGCATGTGCCCGCCCCCGTCCCCGGCGACGACGAACTCCTGGTGCACACCACGGTCGTCGGCGTGTGCGGCTCCGACACCCATGCCGCGACCGGCCACCACCCCTTCATCGACCTGCCCTACCGCCCCGGCCACGAGGCGGTCGGCGTCGTCGCCGAGGCGGGGAAGGGGGCCGAGGACTTCGCCCCCGGCGACCGGGTGATCATCGAACCGAACCTGTACTGCGGCCGGTGCGCCCAGTGCCGCTCCGGCCGCTACAACATCTGCCGGGAACTGAAGGTTTTCGGCTGTCAGACACCCGGCGCCATGGGCGACCTGTTCACCATCCCGGCCGACCGCGTCCACCGTGTCCCCGACGGCATGACCGACCTCCAGGCCGCCCTCGTCGAGCCGCTGGCCACCCCCGTGCACGCCGTGGCCAAGGTCGGCGACCTCACGGGCCATACGGTCGTCGTCCTCGGCGCCGGCCCCATCGGCCTGCTCACGCTCATCGCCGCCCGGCACGCGGGCGCCACCCGCATCGTCGTCACCGACCTGTTGGAGGCCAAGCGCGCCAGGGCGCTGCGCCTCGGCGCCGACGCGGCCCTGCCCGCCGACGCCCCCGGCCTGATCGACGAGGCCCACGCGGCGCTCGACGGCCCGGCCGACGTCGTCTTCGACTGCGTGGCCCGCGAGCAGTCCATGGCGCAGGCCATCGATCTGGTGACCAAGGGCGGCCAGATCGTGGTGGTGGGCGTGGGTTCCGCCGGTCCCACCCCGGTCCGCCTGGACCTGATCCAGGACCGGGAGATCCGCATCGAGGGCACCTTGATGTACACCGCCGAGGACTACCGCGCCGCCATGTCCCTCATCACCTCGGGCGCCGTCGACATCGCCGAGATCGTCACCGCCACCTACCCGCTCGAGGACGCCGCCAAGGCGTTCGCCGCCTCCGTCGACCCGGAGCAGGTCAAGGTGCTGGTCACCGTGGACGGCCCGTAG
- a CDS encoding discoidin domain-containing protein produces MRTALRQLSLLAALAVLLVLPSPTAVADTAAPGRTYHVAPAGADTASGTAARPLRTIGACLSRVRPGDTCLIHRGTYREQVTPPSGTKDAPVTIAAYGDGPVTVDGTEPVTGWRDAGGGLVAADTELPPDPDFNAVFLDNERAAEGRWPNSGADPLNITWAEADATSTDQHIDDTDLPDADWTGATVHLWAGSNPWAQQTGTVTANAPGKLDFKGGNYRCPPLCMGNQNYRNYYLVGSKAALDQPGEWYYDESAHRLYMVPPKDGMAGHTVTAKHRLWGVDLSDSSYVTVRGLNLFGTSLRTGNDSTGVTVDRLRAEYISEFSTLPMPPDSDLAVEPFEGHIVASRILDSGVQLLGTGNTLKNSEISQSAGDGVLVRGTGNTVTNNYIHDVGWMGSYTPGIEINGNGHTVTHNTIRRTGRAAIDTAWQLNGTEYHDNRIAYNDMSEAMRTSRDGSPFYVCCSLNGSGSSIDHNTSHDADGQVGYYVDNYSGHFLLHHNVAWNTGARGTFFNGHTGPSIANRDHNSSYGVGIDGNSVRLSGATDASGTYISNIIGPMPISVSQTGDPLPVVRSNLISDQPGYTDAVNGELWLRQGSPAIDAGETVDGVTTGIRGAAPDQGAYEYGEPIWSTGCNLPGCQQRVRHGTWTATGSDGTDASAVTDGDINTRWTAASSQAPGQYLTVDLGEAKTFGRLSLDAGRDTSGQPYGFSVSVSRDGKNWGEPLARVSGRSFTQDAVFPRQTTSRYIKITLTESGPVPWVANDIRLYGEGPDATSTLHAEKATAVRGVKRGTAATGVLGSGDWVGYRKVNVDGSRLTVRRASSCARNCSLELRLGSPDGPLAAVLPIKGTGDWLEQSVPLKRKVTGTHDVYLVARGERQVAALDWLTIRR; encoded by the coding sequence ATGAGAACCGCGCTCAGACAGCTGTCCCTCCTCGCCGCCTTAGCCGTACTGCTCGTGCTGCCCTCACCGACCGCTGTCGCGGACACGGCCGCGCCCGGACGCACGTACCACGTCGCCCCCGCCGGCGCCGACACCGCGAGCGGTACCGCTGCCCGGCCGCTGCGCACCATCGGCGCCTGCCTCTCCCGCGTCCGCCCCGGCGACACCTGCCTCATCCACCGCGGTACCTACCGGGAACAGGTCACACCCCCGTCCGGCACCAAGGACGCCCCGGTCACCATCGCCGCGTACGGCGACGGCCCGGTGACCGTCGACGGGACCGAGCCCGTGACCGGGTGGCGGGACGCCGGCGGCGGACTGGTCGCCGCCGACACCGAGCTTCCGCCCGACCCCGACTTCAACGCGGTGTTCCTGGACAACGAGCGTGCCGCAGAAGGCCGTTGGCCCAACTCCGGAGCCGACCCGCTGAACATCACCTGGGCCGAGGCGGACGCCACCTCCACCGACCAGCACATCGACGACACCGACCTGCCCGACGCCGACTGGACCGGCGCGACCGTGCACCTGTGGGCAGGCTCCAACCCCTGGGCCCAGCAGACCGGCACCGTCACCGCCAACGCGCCCGGCAAGCTGGACTTCAAGGGCGGCAATTACCGCTGTCCGCCGCTGTGCATGGGCAACCAGAACTACCGCAACTACTACCTCGTGGGCTCGAAGGCCGCTCTGGACCAGCCGGGGGAGTGGTACTACGACGAGTCCGCGCACCGGCTCTACATGGTGCCGCCGAAGGACGGTATGGCCGGGCACACGGTGACCGCCAAGCACCGGCTCTGGGGCGTCGACCTGAGCGACAGCTCGTACGTCACCGTCCGCGGTCTGAATCTCTTCGGCACCTCGCTGCGAACGGGCAACGACAGTACGGGAGTCACCGTCGACCGCCTGCGCGCCGAGTACATCTCCGAGTTCTCCACGCTCCCCATGCCGCCCGACAGCGACCTCGCGGTCGAGCCCTTCGAAGGCCATATCGTCGCCTCCCGGATCCTGGACTCGGGCGTGCAGCTCCTCGGCACCGGCAACACCCTCAAGAACAGCGAGATTTCGCAGTCCGCGGGAGACGGAGTCCTGGTGCGCGGCACCGGCAACACCGTCACCAACAACTACATCCACGACGTCGGCTGGATGGGCAGCTACACGCCCGGCATCGAGATCAACGGCAACGGACACACCGTCACCCACAACACGATCCGCCGCACCGGACGGGCCGCCATCGACACCGCCTGGCAGCTCAACGGCACCGAGTACCACGACAACCGCATCGCCTACAACGACATGTCCGAAGCGATGCGCACCTCACGCGACGGCTCGCCCTTCTACGTCTGCTGCAGCCTCAACGGCTCCGGCAGCTCCATCGACCACAACACCTCGCACGACGCGGACGGCCAGGTCGGCTACTACGTCGACAACTACTCCGGCCACTTCCTGCTGCACCACAACGTCGCCTGGAACACCGGCGCCCGCGGCACCTTCTTCAACGGCCACACCGGCCCGAGCATCGCCAACCGTGACCACAACTCCAGCTACGGCGTGGGCATCGACGGCAACTCGGTGCGGCTGAGCGGCGCGACGGACGCCTCCGGTACGTACATCAGCAACATCATCGGGCCGATGCCGATCAGCGTCAGCCAGACCGGCGACCCGCTGCCCGTGGTCCGCTCCAACCTGATCAGCGACCAGCCCGGATACACGGACGCCGTCAACGGCGAGTTGTGGCTGAGGCAGGGCTCGCCCGCCATCGACGCCGGCGAGACGGTCGACGGAGTCACCACCGGCATCCGGGGCGCGGCTCCCGACCAGGGCGCGTACGAGTACGGCGAGCCGATCTGGTCGACCGGCTGCAATCTGCCGGGCTGTCAGCAGCGAGTGCGGCACGGAACCTGGACCGCCACCGGGAGCGACGGCACCGATGCCTCCGCCGTCACCGACGGGGACATCAACACCCGCTGGACGGCGGCCAGTTCACAGGCGCCGGGTCAGTATCTGACCGTGGACCTCGGTGAGGCCAAGACCTTCGGCCGCCTCTCGCTCGACGCGGGCCGCGACACCAGCGGTCAGCCGTACGGCTTCTCCGTCTCGGTCAGCCGCGACGGCAAGAATTGGGGCGAGCCGCTCGCACGGGTCTCGGGCCGCTCCTTCACACAGGACGCCGTGTTCCCCCGCCAGACCACCTCCCGCTACATCAAGATCACGCTCACCGAGAGCGGACCGGTGCCGTGGGTCGCCAATGACATCCGGCTGTACGGCGAAGGGCCCGACGCCACTTCGACGCTGCACGCCGAAAAGGCCACGGCGGTACGGGGCGTGAAGCGCGGCACCGCTGCCACCGGCGTCCTCGGTTCCGGCGACTGGGTGGGCTACCGCAAGGTGAACGTCGACGGTAGCCGGCTGACTGTACGTCGCGCCTCCTCCTGCGCGCGCAACTGCTCGCTCGAGCTCCGCCTGGGCTCTCCGGACGGTCCGCTCGCCGCGGTGCTGCCCATCAAGGGCACCGGCGACTGGCTGGAGCAGTCGGTGCCGCTGAAGCGCAAGGTCACGGGCACGCACGACGTCTACCTCGTGGCGCGGGGCGAACGGCAGGTCGCCGCACTGGACTGGCTGACCATCAGACGCTGA
- a CDS encoding carbohydrate ABC transporter permease has product MSAQATATVVRRPRRRKRDDDPGLAPRLSPLWTFVAWLATLAFFAPVAWMVLTAFHQEADAATNPPSLLAPLTLDQFSLLLERDITPYLLNSAMASVFSTLLVLALAVPAAYALSIKPVEKWTDVMFFFLSTKFLPLIAALLPIYMIVKDIGMLDNIWTLVLLYTAMNLPIAVWMMRSFLAEVPKEILEAAEVDGAGLPTVLLRVVAPVAMPGLAATSLICFIFSWNEFMFAVNLTATQASPAPVFLVGFITNEGLFLARLCAAATLVSLPVLIAGFAAQDKLVRGLSLGAVK; this is encoded by the coding sequence ATGAGCGCCCAGGCAACCGCGACCGTCGTACGACGTCCCCGCCGTCGGAAGCGGGACGACGACCCCGGACTGGCCCCGCGTCTGTCGCCCCTGTGGACCTTCGTCGCCTGGCTGGCCACCCTGGCCTTCTTCGCGCCGGTGGCCTGGATGGTGCTCACCGCCTTCCATCAGGAGGCCGACGCGGCGACCAACCCGCCCAGCCTCCTCGCCCCGCTCACCCTGGACCAGTTCTCGCTCCTGCTGGAGCGGGACATCACCCCGTACCTGCTCAACTCGGCCATGGCGAGCGTCTTTTCCACCCTGCTGGTCCTCGCCCTGGCGGTCCCGGCGGCGTACGCGCTGTCCATCAAGCCGGTCGAGAAGTGGACGGATGTGATGTTCTTCTTCCTGTCCACGAAGTTCCTGCCGCTCATCGCCGCGCTGCTGCCGATCTACATGATCGTCAAGGACATCGGCATGCTGGACAACATCTGGACGCTCGTCCTGCTGTACACCGCGATGAACCTGCCGATCGCCGTGTGGATGATGCGCTCGTTCCTCGCCGAGGTCCCCAAGGAGATCCTGGAGGCCGCCGAGGTCGACGGCGCCGGGCTGCCCACCGTGCTGCTGCGGGTCGTCGCGCCGGTCGCCATGCCGGGACTCGCCGCCACCTCGCTGATCTGCTTCATCTTCAGCTGGAACGAGTTCATGTTCGCGGTCAACCTCACCGCGACCCAGGCATCCCCCGCACCCGTGTTCCTCGTCGGCTTCATCACCAACGAGGGCCTGTTCCTGGCCCGGTTGTGCGCGGCGGCCACGCTGGTCTCCCTGCCGGTCCTCATCGCCGGTTTCGCCGCCCAGGACAAACTCGTACGCGGACTGTCCCTGGGAGCGGTCAAGTGA
- a CDS encoding ABC transporter substrate-binding protein, translated as MRSTRYALIAGAAATALLATSCSGAGAGGSSAGGDSINVLMVGNPQMEDIAKLTKDSFTKDTGIKVNFTVLPENELRDKVTQDIATQAGQYDVATIGAYEVPIWEKNGWLTELGSYADKDKNFDKADLLKPMVQSLSGSDGKLYGLPFYGESSFLMYRKDVFAEKGLTMPERPTWQQVADLAAKADGAQPGMKGICLRGLPGWGELGAPLTSMVNTFGGTWFTKDWKAQVNTGGFKDATKFYVDLVRKHGEAGAPQAGFTECLNGMSQGKVAMWYDATSAAGSLEDPKSSKAAGKIGYAYAPTMKTDSSGWLWAWAWAMPKTTKKADAASKFMLWASSKEYEQLVGEKLGWPRVPAGKRASTYEIPAYKKASASFGDITLKSIQQADPANPGTQPRPTVGIQFVAIPEFQDLGTKVTQEISAAIAGKTSVDKALNDGQKLAEDVAKNYK; from the coding sequence ATGCGCTCGACCAGATACGCCCTCATCGCCGGCGCCGCCGCCACCGCCCTCCTCGCCACCTCCTGTTCCGGAGCCGGAGCCGGCGGCTCCTCCGCCGGAGGGGACAGCATCAACGTGCTGATGGTCGGCAACCCGCAGATGGAGGACATCGCGAAGCTGACGAAGGACAGCTTCACCAAGGACACCGGCATCAAGGTCAACTTCACGGTGCTGCCCGAGAACGAGCTGCGCGACAAGGTCACCCAGGACATCGCCACCCAGGCCGGTCAGTACGACGTGGCCACCATCGGCGCGTACGAGGTGCCCATCTGGGAGAAGAACGGCTGGCTGACCGAGCTCGGCTCGTACGCCGACAAGGACAAGAACTTCGACAAGGCCGACCTGCTCAAGCCCATGGTCCAGTCGCTGTCCGGCTCGGACGGCAAGCTCTACGGCCTGCCGTTCTACGGCGAGTCGTCGTTCCTGATGTACCGCAAGGACGTCTTCGCCGAGAAGGGCCTGACGATGCCCGAGCGCCCGACCTGGCAGCAGGTCGCCGACCTCGCCGCCAAGGCCGACGGAGCCCAGCCGGGGATGAAGGGGATCTGTCTGCGCGGCCTGCCGGGCTGGGGCGAGCTCGGCGCGCCGCTGACCAGCATGGTCAACACCTTCGGCGGCACCTGGTTCACCAAGGACTGGAAGGCCCAGGTCAATACCGGCGGCTTCAAGGACGCCACCAAGTTCTACGTCGACCTGGTGCGCAAGCACGGTGAGGCGGGGGCGCCGCAGGCCGGGTTCACCGAGTGCCTCAACGGGATGAGCCAGGGCAAGGTCGCCATGTGGTACGACGCCACCAGCGCGGCCGGGTCCCTGGAGGACCCGAAGAGCAGCAAGGCCGCCGGCAAGATCGGTTACGCGTACGCGCCGACGATGAAGACCGACAGCAGTGGCTGGTTGTGGGCCTGGGCGTGGGCGATGCCGAAGACGACCAAGAAGGCCGACGCCGCCTCGAAGTTCATGCTGTGGGCGTCCAGCAAGGAGTACGAGCAGCTCGTCGGCGAGAAGCTGGGCTGGCCGCGGGTGCCCGCCGGGAAGCGGGCCAGCACCTATGAGATCCCTGCGTACAAGAAGGCTTCCGCCTCCTTCGGTGACATCACACTGAAGTCCATCCAGCAGGCCGACCCGGCCAACCCGGGCACGCAGCCGCGGCCCACCGTGGGCATCCAGTTCGTCGCCATCCCCGAGTTCCAGGACCTCGGCACCAAGGTGACCCAGGAGATCTCCGCCGCGATCGCCGGCAAGACCAGCGTGGACAAGGCGCTCAACGACGGCCAGAAGCTCGCCGAGGACGTCGCCAAGAACTACAAGTGA
- a CDS encoding carbohydrate ABC transporter permease — translation MTTLTELPKPTTRPPVRRTKPTTLSKWRRRFPLLPALIFTIVVTQLPFVATLVISTFQWNILRPDERRFTGLSNYTLVFTDDRLRHAVLNTGVLTASVVVLSVLLGLGLALLLDRRFRGRGLARTLLIAPFLVMPVAAALLWKHAIYNPDYGLLNGTLNAVYRLFGADNGPTVDWISTFPMPALVIALVWQWTPFMMLILLAGLQAQPGDVLEAARVDGASAVQTFRHITLPHLRQYIELGIVLGSIFVVQTFDAVFTITQGGPGSQTTNLPYEIYLTMFRKFEYGQAAAAGVVVVIGSIVIATFALRVVASLFREETSR, via the coding sequence ATGACCACGCTCACCGAGCTCCCCAAGCCGACCACACGGCCACCCGTCCGCCGGACGAAGCCCACGACCCTCAGCAAATGGCGCCGTCGCTTCCCGCTGCTGCCCGCGCTGATCTTCACGATCGTCGTCACGCAACTGCCGTTCGTGGCCACACTCGTGATCTCCACCTTCCAGTGGAACATCCTGCGACCGGACGAGCGCCGCTTCACCGGCCTGTCCAACTACACGCTCGTCTTCACCGACGACCGGCTGCGCCACGCGGTCCTCAACACAGGCGTCCTCACCGCGTCCGTCGTCGTGCTCAGCGTGCTCCTCGGCCTCGGTCTGGCCCTGCTGCTCGACCGCCGCTTCCGCGGCCGGGGCCTGGCGCGCACCCTGCTCATCGCCCCGTTCCTGGTGATGCCGGTCGCCGCCGCGCTGCTGTGGAAGCACGCGATCTACAACCCCGACTACGGGCTCCTCAACGGCACCCTCAACGCCGTATACCGCCTGTTCGGAGCGGACAACGGCCCCACCGTCGACTGGATCTCCACCTTCCCCATGCCGGCCCTGGTGATCGCGCTGGTATGGCAGTGGACGCCGTTCATGATGCTCATCCTGCTGGCCGGTCTGCAGGCCCAGCCCGGTGACGTCCTGGAGGCCGCCCGGGTCGACGGGGCCTCAGCCGTGCAGACCTTCCGGCACATCACGCTGCCGCACCTGCGGCAGTACATCGAGCTCGGGATCGTGCTCGGCTCGATCTTCGTGGTACAGACCTTCGACGCGGTCTTCACCATCACTCAGGGCGGGCCCGGCTCCCAGACCACCAACCTGCCCTACGAGATCTACCTGACCATGTTCCGCAAGTTCGAGTACGGCCAGGCCGCGGCCGCCGGCGTCGTCGTGGTGATCGGCTCGATCGTCATCGCCACCTTCGCCCTGCGCGTCGTCGCCTCCCTGTTCCGTGAGGAGACGTCCCGATGA
- a CDS encoding HAD family hydrolase, whose translation MIQTLFETPSAYRPTDAEMAAPVPPVEAVLFDFSNTIFQMIDLESWLRRVGAASGRLARLNEPGALTEISQQLRTAFQLPTVVALQQGRDLSREQHRRAMHGWWERVDFLRGAEEAAYRELTAPDAWIPYPDTEPVLRALRDRGLRIGIVSDFAWDLRTHLTHHGLESLFDTCVISYEQGREKPDPQLFLKACADLGADPRATLMVGDNPVRDGGATACGLRTYILPAEHRTGDRGLADTLRLVASR comes from the coding sequence GTGATTCAGACCCTGTTCGAAACGCCCAGCGCCTACCGCCCCACCGACGCCGAGATGGCCGCACCCGTGCCGCCGGTCGAGGCCGTGCTGTTCGACTTCAGCAACACCATCTTCCAGATGATCGACCTGGAGTCGTGGCTGCGGCGCGTAGGCGCCGCCTCCGGCCGCCTCGCCCGACTGAACGAGCCCGGCGCCCTGACCGAGATCTCCCAACAGCTGCGCACCGCTTTCCAGTTGCCCACCGTCGTCGCCCTCCAGCAGGGCCGGGACCTCTCCCGCGAACAGCACCGCCGCGCCATGCACGGCTGGTGGGAGCGGGTGGACTTCCTGCGCGGCGCGGAGGAGGCGGCCTACCGGGAACTGACCGCGCCGGACGCCTGGATCCCGTACCCCGACACCGAACCGGTGCTGCGCGCCCTGCGCGACCGCGGTCTGCGCATCGGCATCGTCAGCGACTTCGCCTGGGACCTGCGCACCCACCTCACCCACCACGGCCTGGAGTCCCTGTTCGACACCTGCGTCATCTCCTACGAGCAGGGCCGCGAGAAGCCCGATCCGCAGCTGTTCCTGAAGGCGTGCGCCGACCTCGGCGCCGACCCCCGCGCCACGCTCATGGTCGGCGACAACCCCGTACGTGACGGCGGCGCGACCGCCTGCGGCCTGCGGACGTACATCCTCCCGGCCGAGCACCGCACCGGGGACCGCGGCCTGGCGGACACGCTCCGGCTGGTGGCCTCGCGCTGA
- a CDS encoding alpha-hydroxy-acid oxidizing protein, giving the protein MKQTFGSYQDEIYLNGLVGELSPFPMSHGELEAKAQAAMSSSVWSYVAGGAGDERTQRANVEAFERWGLIPRMFVGAAERDLSVELFGMTWPSPVFMAPVGVIGLCAQDGHGDLATARAAARTGVPMVASTLSVDPMEQVVPDLGDTPGLFQLYTPKDRDLAESLVRRAEAAGFKGIVVTLDTWVPGWRPRDLASGNFPQLRGHCLSNYTSDPVFRSRLTRTPEEDPQAAVLQWVQVFGHPLTWDDLPWLRSLTDLPLIVKGICHPEDARRAKDGGVDGIYVSNHGGRQSNGGLPALQVLPAVVEAADGLPVLFDSGVRSGADIVKAIALGATAVGIGRPYAYGLALGGTAGIVHVLRSLLAEADLIMGVDGYPTLGDLTPEALQRVM; this is encoded by the coding sequence ATGAAGCAGACGTTCGGCTCCTACCAGGACGAGATCTACCTCAACGGACTGGTGGGGGAGCTGTCGCCTTTCCCTATGAGCCATGGGGAGTTGGAGGCGAAGGCTCAGGCCGCGATGTCGTCCTCGGTGTGGTCGTACGTCGCCGGAGGCGCCGGGGATGAGCGGACGCAGCGGGCCAACGTCGAGGCTTTCGAGCGCTGGGGGCTCATCCCGAGGATGTTCGTCGGTGCTGCCGAGCGTGACCTGTCGGTGGAGCTCTTCGGGATGACCTGGCCGTCACCGGTGTTCATGGCCCCGGTCGGGGTCATCGGGTTGTGCGCCCAGGACGGGCACGGCGACCTGGCCACCGCACGGGCCGCCGCCCGCACCGGAGTGCCCATGGTCGCCTCCACCCTTTCCGTCGACCCCATGGAGCAGGTCGTCCCCGATCTCGGCGACACGCCGGGCTTGTTCCAGCTGTATACGCCGAAGGATCGGGACCTGGCGGAAAGCCTCGTCCGCAGGGCCGAGGCGGCCGGGTTCAAGGGCATCGTCGTCACCCTCGACACCTGGGTCCCTGGCTGGCGTCCGCGCGATCTCGCGAGCGGCAACTTCCCCCAGCTGCGCGGGCATTGCCTGTCGAACTACACCTCCGACCCGGTCTTCCGTTCCCGGCTGACCCGTACGCCGGAGGAGGATCCCCAAGCGGCCGTCCTGCAGTGGGTCCAGGTCTTCGGCCACCCCCTGACTTGGGACGACCTGCCGTGGCTCCGCTCACTCACCGACCTGCCACTGATCGTCAAGGGCATCTGTCACCCAGAGGACGCCCGGCGCGCCAAGGATGGTGGTGTGGACGGCATCTACGTCTCCAACCACGGCGGCCGGCAGTCCAACGGCGGCCTCCCTGCCCTGCAGGTACTGCCCGCCGTCGTCGAGGCCGCCGACGGATTGCCGGTCCTGTTCGACTCCGGCGTTCGCAGCGGGGCCGACATAGTCAAGGCCATCGCCCTCGGTGCCACCGCCGTCGGCATCGGCCGGCCCTACGCCTACGGCCTCGCCCTCGGCGGCACCGCCGGCATCGTCCACGTACTGCGCTCACTGCTCGCCGAAGCCGATCTGATCATGGGCGTCGACGGCTATCCCACGCTCGGCGACCTCACTCCGGAGGCCCTCCAGCGCGTCATGTGA
- a CDS encoding helix-turn-helix domain-containing protein produces MLGSMTSNVPLNELGEFLKKRRSELSPRTVGLPETGGPRRVAGLRREEVAQLASISTDYYTRLEQGRMQASAPVLDTLARVLHLDDDERGYLFQLAGKITTRPRRQGRQKVQPQLQRVLDDLTATPAIVQGRRGDILAWNALAAALVTDFSRIPEKHRNYPRLIFTDPAMRSLYADWKGSAQIAVAQLRMEAAKYPQEPRLIELVGELSTRDQQFAQWWGEHKVVARTVGTKTLNHPVVGELVLDWDTLTANTDPDQHLTVWTAAPGSPTHERLRILASWAADQNMAASSAPR; encoded by the coding sequence ATGCTGGGAAGCATGACCAGCAATGTCCCCCTCAATGAGCTGGGAGAATTCCTCAAGAAGCGCCGCTCGGAGCTGAGCCCGCGCACGGTCGGGCTGCCGGAGACGGGCGGACCCCGCCGGGTTGCCGGGCTGCGCCGCGAGGAGGTCGCCCAGCTCGCCTCGATCAGCACGGACTACTACACCCGGCTCGAACAGGGCCGTATGCAGGCGTCCGCTCCCGTGCTGGACACCCTCGCCCGCGTACTGCACCTCGACGACGACGAGCGCGGCTATCTCTTCCAGCTCGCGGGCAAGATCACCACCCGCCCCCGCCGCCAGGGCAGGCAGAAGGTTCAGCCACAACTGCAACGCGTGCTGGACGATCTCACCGCGACCCCGGCCATCGTGCAGGGACGGCGCGGCGACATCCTGGCGTGGAACGCGCTGGCGGCCGCGCTGGTCACCGACTTCTCCCGTATCCCGGAGAAGCACCGCAACTACCCGCGGCTCATCTTCACCGATCCGGCGATGCGCAGCCTGTACGCGGACTGGAAGGGCTCGGCGCAGATCGCCGTGGCACAGCTGCGGATGGAGGCGGCGAAGTATCCCCAGGAGCCGCGGCTGATCGAGCTGGTCGGTGAACTGTCCACGCGGGACCAGCAGTTCGCCCAGTGGTGGGGCGAACACAAGGTCGTGGCCCGCACCGTGGGCACCAAGACCCTCAACCATCCGGTCGTCGGAGAACTCGTACTGGACTGGGACACCCTCACCGCCAACACCGACCCCGACCAGCACCTCACCGTCTGGACCGCCGCCCCCGGTTCTCCCACCCACGAGCGGCTGCGCATCCTCGCCTCCTGGGCCGCCGATCAGAACATGGCGGCCTCTTCTGCCCCTCGCTGA
- a CDS encoding DeoR/GlpR family DNA-binding transcription regulator, translating into MTARTRPSQAAVEERRQAVLRHVAEHGETRIDDLARHFDVSLMTMHRDLDDLAGRHLLRKERGRAVPFPALTMETATRFREHSALDAKHALCAAVADRIRPGSTLLMDDSTTLFPLVPALARLDQLHVVTNSVGLAQRLGSAPGVSITLLGGRYHGDFNSCTGPAVTRALSQLRADLALMSATAVLEGRLFHPLNDYVEVKLAMLASAEQALLLVDHSKFGKTATYAYGTAADYHTVITDTGTPEPELAALRDLGVPVETVTPEEQPLP; encoded by the coding sequence GTGACCGCCCGTACGCGACCGTCGCAGGCCGCCGTCGAGGAGCGTCGGCAGGCCGTCCTGCGCCACGTCGCCGAGCACGGCGAGACCCGCATCGACGATCTCGCCCGGCACTTCGACGTCAGCCTGATGACGATGCACCGGGACCTGGACGACCTCGCCGGGCGCCACCTGTTGCGCAAGGAGCGTGGACGCGCCGTCCCCTTCCCCGCCCTCACCATGGAGACCGCGACCCGCTTCCGGGAACACAGCGCCCTCGACGCCAAGCACGCCCTGTGCGCGGCCGTCGCCGACCGGATCAGGCCCGGCAGCACCCTGCTCATGGACGACTCGACCACGCTCTTCCCGCTGGTCCCGGCGCTGGCCCGGCTGGACCAGCTGCACGTCGTCACCAACTCCGTCGGCCTGGCACAGCGCCTCGGCTCCGCACCCGGCGTGAGCATCACCCTGCTCGGCGGGCGCTACCACGGCGACTTCAACTCCTGCACCGGTCCCGCCGTCACCCGCGCCCTGTCCCAACTCCGCGCCGACCTGGCCCTGATGTCCGCCACCGCCGTCCTGGAAGGCCGCCTCTTCCACCCGCTGAACGACTACGTCGAGGTCAAGCTGGCCATGCTCGCCTCCGCCGAACAGGCCCTGCTCCTGGTGGACCATTCCAAGTTCGGCAAGACCGCCACGTACGCCTATGGCACCGCGGCCGACTACCACACCGTGATCACCGACACCGGCACCCCCGAACCAGAGCTCGCGGCCCTCCGAGACCTCGGAGTCCCCGTCGAGACCGTCACCCCCGAAGAGCAGCCCCTCCCGTGA